The Actinomadura sp. WMMB 499 genome includes a window with the following:
- a CDS encoding MCE family protein, whose translation MSRWKGAFTRSFRDRDPVGIALVTIPALAAVLIATYAYGTLGLFRGGYTVSGVFTGTGGIRKGAEVRLAGVKVGEITGISPDFGRGHVVITWNVDSGVELGPRMHADVRLSNLLGGHFLQLSGPVVAPYLEDRPDGERRIPAERTSVPYSLSTALGSASDMAGRLDSRSIDRLLTEAAEVELPDQKKMGEMLADLRKVSAGLNDSWPQMNAIIENGEKLTGTLAKKDRQLAQLLEYGESLLEELALRRDELASTLGGGSRVVKSLDEVLTKHRKQLETVLDDFHLTMETATGDNLPAMNTALAWFGPAFFGMSTSGSREGRWMEGGFVGFGPVQPGVVGPQPNFNPPNFPQVPTGQVEE comes from the coding sequence ATGAGCCGCTGGAAGGGCGCGTTCACCCGCTCGTTCCGCGACCGCGACCCCGTGGGCATCGCCCTCGTGACGATCCCGGCGCTGGCGGCCGTGCTGATCGCGACGTACGCGTACGGGACGCTCGGCCTCTTCCGGGGCGGCTACACGGTCAGCGGCGTGTTCACCGGCACGGGCGGCATCCGGAAGGGCGCCGAGGTGCGGCTGGCCGGGGTGAAGGTCGGGGAGATCACCGGCATCTCGCCCGACTTCGGCCGCGGCCACGTCGTCATCACCTGGAACGTCGACTCGGGCGTGGAGCTGGGGCCGCGGATGCACGCCGACGTCCGGCTGTCCAACCTGCTGGGCGGCCACTTCCTCCAGCTGTCGGGACCGGTCGTCGCGCCCTACCTGGAGGACCGGCCGGACGGGGAGCGGCGGATCCCGGCGGAGCGCACGAGCGTCCCGTACTCGCTGAGCACCGCGCTGGGCTCGGCGTCCGACATGGCGGGACGCCTCGACTCCCGGTCGATCGACCGGCTGCTGACCGAGGCGGCCGAGGTCGAGCTGCCGGATCAGAAGAAGATGGGCGAGATGCTCGCCGACCTGCGGAAGGTCAGCGCAGGGCTGAACGACTCCTGGCCGCAGATGAACGCGATCATCGAGAACGGCGAGAAGCTCACCGGCACCCTCGCGAAGAAGGACAGGCAGCTCGCGCAGCTGCTCGAGTACGGCGAGAGCCTGCTGGAGGAGCTGGCCCTGCGCCGCGACGAGCTTGCCTCGACGCTCGGCGGCGGCAGCAGGGTCGTCAAGAGCCTCGACGAGGTGCTCACGAAACACCGCAAACAGCTGGAGACGGTGCTGGACGACTTCCATCTCACGATGGAGACGGCGACCGGCGACAACCTCCCGGCCATGAACACCGCCCTCGCCTGGTTCGGCCCGGCCTTCTTCGGCATGAGCACCAGCGGCAGCCGCGAGGGCCGGTGGATGGAGGGCGGGTTCGTCGGCTTCGGCCCGGTCCAGCCGGGCGTGGTCGGCCCCCAGCCGAACTTCAACCCGCCGAACTTCCCCCAGGTACCGACGGGACAGGTCGAGGAATGA